From the genome of Astatotilapia calliptera chromosome 3, fAstCal1.2, whole genome shotgun sequence:
gttttggggcctttattgtttttaatttatcttctCCCCCTCCAGCATATAATGGGCTCTTTTGAGGACATTTCTTAtcactgttatgctgatgatattcagTTGTACATCTCTTTTAAGCCCCAGGATTCATCTAagcttcagtttttaaatgactgcTTGGATTTCATCAAATGTAAATTTCCTCCAACTCAACGAGGGGAAAACTGAAGTCCTCATGTGCGCTCTGGACAGATTTGTATCTCAGATAGTGAAAGCCCTTGGTCCTCTTTCTGTACATGTTAAATCCTCTATCAGGAATTGAGGTGTCACTTTTGACTTGACTCTCACATTGGATGGGCATGTGAAATCACTGGTTTGgtcttgtttttgtcatttaagaAATGTGGCTAAGTTAAGCCCTATTTTATCTCGCTCTGAACTGGAGATTGctatacatgcatttatttcatcgtgcttggattattgtaactcaCTGTTTATGTGTCTAAGCAAAGGTTCTCTGGATcgtctgcaggttgtgcaaaacgCTGCAGCTAGGATGTTGACAAAATCCTGAGTGGAGAGTGCTTTGGAGCGccttccttataaaacgccacATTTACCATCTCTGCCCGTGGTAAACGTAAAAatgtctcaggaaaaaaaacaccacatatAGTgtagcttcactccacatcagccacaccactttgctagctaaaacactggtgtcggcacataaggacgctgtcagagCCTGTCAACGACATTGATTAGCTGtgtaaatacagggagtgcagaattattaggcaaatgagtattttgtccacatcatcctcttcatgcatgttgtcttctctccaagctgtataggctcgaaagcctactaccaattaagcatattaggtgatgtgcatctctgtcatgagaaggggtgtggtctaatgacatcaacaccctgtaTCAGGTGtgtataattattaggcaacgtcctttcctttggcaaaatgggtcaaaagaaggacttgacaggctcagaaaagtcaaaaatagtgagatatcttgcagagggatgcagcagtctcaaaattgcaaagcttctgaagcgtgatcatcgaacaatcaagtgtttcattcaaaatagtcaacagggtcgcaagaagcgtgtggaaaaaccaaggcgcaaaataactgcccatgaactgagaaaagtcaagcgtgcagctgccaagatgccacttgccaccagtttggccatatttcagagctgcaacatcactggagtgcccaaaagcacaaggtgtgcaatactcagagacatggccaaggtaagaaaggctgaaagacgaccaccactgaacaagacacagagctgaaacgtcaagactgggccaagaaatatctcaagactggtttttctaaggttttatggactgatgaaatgagagtgagtcttgatgggccagatggatgggcccgtggctggattggtaaagggcagagagctccagtcccactcagacgccagcaaggtggaggtggagtactggtttgggctggtatcatcaaagatgagcttgtggggccttttcgggttgaggatggagtcaagctcaactcccagtcctactgccagtttctggaagacaccttcttcaagcagtggtacaggaagaagtctgcatccttcaagaaaaacatgattttcatgcaggacaatgctccatcacatgcgtccaagtactccacagcgtggctggcaagaaagggtataaaagaagaaaaactaatgacatggcctccttgttcacctgatctgaacccctttgagaacctgtggtccatcatcaaatgtgagatttacaaggagggaaaacagtacacctctctgaacagtgtctgggaggctgtggttgctgctgcacgcaatgttgatggtgaacagatcaaaacactgatagaatccatggatggcaggcttttgagtgtccttgcaaagaaaggtggctatattggtcgctgatttgtttttgtttttgaatgtcagaaatgtatatttgtgaatgtggagatgttatattggtttcactggtaaaaataaataattgaaatgggtatatatttgttttttgttaagttgcctaataattctgcacagtaatagtcacctgcacacacagatatccccctaaaatagctaaaactaaaaacaaactaaaaactacttccaaaaacattcagctttgatattaatgagttttttgggttcattgagaacatggttgttgttcaataataaaattattcctcaaaaatacaacttgcctaataattctgcactccctgtatgaatGTGAATCCCATCATTggctggagcagccagtcaccaGTCACTCTTTGACTCACACTGCAAAATAACACCGAATGAATCCTTATCTATATGTTGACAAAATCCTCCAAGTATTCACATGTGACACCATTGCTATTTCAGCTATACTGGCTTCCTGTTGAATTTAGAGTACATTTTAAGATCCTGGTCTTGACATTAAGAGCCTTGCATGGACTGGCACCACCCTACATCTCCGATCTGCtacagcaggtccctgaggtcatctgATCAGGGCTTACTTGCTATAAAACAGACTAAGATGAGAAGTAAGGGTGAcagagcttttgccactgtggccccgagactgtggaactctctccctcaTACATTAAGAATACATTAAGACTCggtagttgttttttaaaaaaaaaaaaacaacaactcaaaactcacctttttaaaactgtttttggttaaatttctgcctgttttatattgtctgttttacccttttattatttttttatcttatgtccagcactttgtgattctgtcAAGAAaggtgctatgtaaataaaatgttatttatttatttattttatatgttgCAAACTGGTTGATTTGTAATGAGTTAAATTTTGCCTCCCGTAGTGCTCTGATATGTTGTATTCATAGTTGAAAGCTTTCAATGTCTGAAACTAATGCAAACTAAGGTGatgtaaatgtaatgtaaataaatataataaacaaaatgtaatgtaaatatttGATGAACTTCTTTTAATGACAAGCAGCCCACAGGGCATTTtgctatttgtttttttattagtgcATTGTATACGATGGATGtaaagctgcaccgcttgatggattgtcggagcattacggctaccatagtcaggagcctcgcggagtgatacgtactgtgcttcaacaagAAATGTCAGGAGGAGTCTGAAATGCAAAAGAAGCGGTATATGTACGCAAatgcgcgttgcaacttcttatctggtgcgcattttttattttgacagtgaatgTGCACCTGCGGCCCCTGTTGCAGTTTCAAATTTGTTTCAGTGTCACCTGATCTTGACCCAGGAATATAATAAACTATGATTGCTGGAGTGtccaaattcacatttttaaaaacagagtcACCAATATGCAAGaataaattgaaaaaacaaaaaccaaacagtaaTTCAGAGGCTGGTGatacaaaaatgtaaataaaagttcaATTTAGAATTCAGTAAGGTTTTTGTTTATGCCATGATATAATACAGATTTTAAATTTACATCAATGAAAAAGGCTGAATCCTGACCTCAGTTTTTTGAGTGGACAATCTGGACTCCTTAATCCAGCAGACAGAAGTTTTACTCCTGCATCGTGTAGGTCATTGTTACTTAGGTCCAGTTCCATCACAGTAGAGGTATGGGAGATGAGAAAAGGGCACAGAGCATCACAGCTTCTCTCCGAGAGATTAGAGCCAGACAAtctgaaaataaattatatttgtgATTAAATGAAATTACCTTTTGTTTCAACCTACTACGGGATAAACAAATGTTTCCATGTGGACGTAATTAATATAAATACACCTTCAAATTCAAGTCTGGAAATAATATATagatgacatttttttaatttgcttaaCAACACAATTATACCTCTATATCTAGACATGCAACATTTAGTTAGAGACCAGTATCCTCTGCCACAGGTATAAATAATTTTCAAATTACAATATATATGATTGTTGTTGCCAGATAGACTTCAAAAATAATCCTTACTTATCCCATTCTCAACCTTGATGAGACCCCACATTCATCTTCTGTGTGAAACAGGCGGTTTTAGCTCTGgtttgtattcatttttgagTAGTTAATGAAAAGCTGTAGGCCCACTGTAGAACAGGTCTGGAAAATACTTTTATAAAGGCTACATTCAAAAAAGTTTCAGAAACGCTAACAATTTATGCTACTATAAACAATACATTGCGctgataacaaaaaacaaaaaaaatatgagtaaatatttacTTACAGAGCCTTCttggaggctttgaccactggcagcagcctcagaagagcctcctctgacGCAGAGTAATTCTTCACGTCAAACACATCCACATCTTTTTCTGATGAGAgcaagatgaagaccagagctgaccactgagcaggagacagtttatctgtggagagacttcctgatctcagggactgttggatctcctccactagagaatGATCCTTCAGTTCACtcagacagtggaacagattgatgcttttctctgcagacagattctcactgagcttcatcttgatgtactggactgtttcctggttggtctgtgagctacttcctgtctgtgtcagcagaccTCGAAGGAGACTCTGATTGGTCTGCAGagaaagacccaggaggaagcggaggaacaagtccaagtgtccatttggactctgtaaggccttgtcCACAGCACTCTGAAATAAAGTCAGCCACTCTAAAGAATTACTCCGCTTAAAAGTCTTGGAAGTCAATTGCTGTtcttccagcagattgagtccaAAGTTGATGAAGttcagatggacatgaagagcagccagaaactcctgaacactcagatggatgaagcagaacaccttgtcctggtacagtcctctctcctctttaaagatctgtgtgaacactcctgagtacactgaggctgctctgatatcgatgccacactctgtcaggtctgattcatagaagatcaggtttcctttctgcagctgatcaaaagccagttttcccagagactcaatcatcttcctgctctctggactccagtgtggatctgtctcagctcctccatcatacttgaccatcttcactttggcctgaaccaccaggaagtggatgtacatctcagtcagggtcttgggcagctgtgctccctctctggttttcagcacatcctccagaactgtagcagtgatccagcagaagactgggatgtggcacatgatgtggaggctccgTGAcgtcttgatgtgggagatgatcctgctgATCTGCTTCCtatctctgaatctcttcctgaagtactcctccttctgtgggtcagtgaaccctctgatgTCTGTCACCATGTCAACACAGTCAgcagggatctgattggctgctgcaggtcgtgtggttatccagaggcgagcagagggaagcagtttccccctgatcaggtttatcagcagcacatccactgaggtggactctctagggtcagttaggattgtagttttgtggaagtccagaggaagtcgacactcatccagaccatcaaagatgaacacaacctggaagtcttcaaagctgcagattcctgcttctttggtttcagtaaagaagtaatgaacaagtcccaccaagctgaacttttcctctttcagcacattcagctctctgaaagtgaatggaaatatgaactggatgtcctggttggctttgtcttcagcccagtccagggtgtatttctgtgttaagactgttttcccaatgccagccactccctttgtcagcactgttctgattggttcatctcttccaggtgaggctttaaagatgtcttcttttGTGAGTATTGCTTCTAGACCATCTagtttcctggatgctgtttcaatctgtctgacctcatgttcatcattgacctctgcagtccctccctctgtgatgtagagctctgtgtagatctgattcagaagggttgggtttcctgctttagcgatcccctcaaacacacactggaacttcttcttcagtgcaGATTTAAATTCATGTTGACACCATTGGAAGTTTCTAGGCGAGGTTCCTAAATGAACCAATAGACAAAATACCACAATGAAGGATTTATTAATTGCACatactgtaaatgtaattttatcTGTTCCTTCAGACAGAATAAAATTTTCCTTTATTGAGGACCATAAATATTTAGAGAAATATTCTCACTTCTCAGCAGACACTCAGCAAACTCCTTCTGCTTCATTATCTTCAGGAAATCCAATGTGATCTTCACAAATGCTTCTCTGCTGCTTTCACTAGGCTCCTCATGTTCACCCTGCAATAAATTGCCATCCTTGCATTGACTCATTAAGCCTTTTAGGTCATCTGGAGTCAGAACCTCCTGGATCTTCTTCAACTCACTCTTCACAAACGTGATGATGTTAT
Proteins encoded in this window:
- the LOC113014848 gene encoding protein NLRC3-like, giving the protein FGHSLSILFQLLEDNIITFVKSELKKIQEVLTPDDLKGLMSQCKDGNLLQGEHEEPSESSREAFVKITLDFLKIMKQKEFAECLLRRTSPRNFQWCQHEFKSALKKKFQCVFEGIAKAGNPTLLNQIYTELYITEGGTAEVNDEHEVRQIETASRKLDGLEAILTKEDIFKASPGRDEPIRTVLTKGVAGIGKTVLTQKYTLDWAEDKANQDIQFIFPFTFRELNVLKEEKFSLVGLVHYFFTETKEAGICSFEDFQVVFIFDGLDECRLPLDFHKTTILTDPRESTSVDVLLINLIRGKLLPSARLWITTRPAAANQIPADCVDMVTDIRGFTDPQKEEYFRKRFRDRKQISRIISHIKTSRSLHIMCHIPVFCWITATVLEDVLKTREGAQLPKTLTEMYIHFLVVQAKVKMVKYDGGAETDPHWSPESRKMIESLGKLAFDQLQKGNLIFYESDLTECGIDIRAASVYSGVFTQIFKEERGLYQDKVFCFIHLSVQEFLAALHVHLNFINFGLNLLEEQQLTSKTFKRSNSLEWLTLFQSAVDKALQSPNGHLDLFLRFLLGLSLQTNQSLLRGLLTQTGSSSQTNQETVQYIKMKLSENLSAEKSINLFHCLSELKDHSLVEEIQQSLRSGSLSTDKLSPAQWSALVFILLSSEKDVDVFDVKNYSASEEALLRLLPVVKASKKALLSGSNLSERSCDALCPFLISHTSTVMELDLSNNDLHDAGVKLLSAGLRSPDCPLKKLSLSGCLITEEGCISLASALSSNPSHLRELDLSYNHPGDSGDSGIKLLSAGVKDPCWRLDTLRVEPAGERWLTPGLRKYSCQLTIDTNTVHTNLQLSGNNRKVTPAEVQSYPDHPDRFDAHPQLLCRNGLTGRCYWEVEWRGKVYISVSYRRLRRKGDSDDCLFGWNDQSWSLRCRNGGAHSVWHNSKKQSIPSSSSSCVSNRVAVYVDCPAGTLSFYKVSSDTLIHLHTFNTTFTEPLYPGFSIWSDPPDSSLTLC